ATATTCTTTGCTCTAGTTTATACACTGTTCCTATACAGGAAATCAGATAGTAGTATTTAATTACAAAAAGTTTTATAGTTTTTGTGTAGTTTTTATATTAttcaaaacttatttaaaatgatttaagAAATCAATTGTCAAATTGGCACAAttttctaagtaaattatttttACCATTGCGTACACAGGACTTCACCTttcaaattcaaacaaacaacTAGAATTATTTAATCGGAGCAGCGCCGGAGTATTTTGGTCGGAACTTTTATGCAACCGGCGAAGAAGCTGACGAGCACCCGACCCGACCCGATAAAAACCCTAGAAGAACTACGTAGgcaatttcaaaaatcaattttggggATTTAGGGTTTCCATTTGTTGCTTTTACGAATGGGTATCGACACCCATATTTCCCAATGGATTCTCGAATTCATTCTCCGACAACCACTCGACGACAACATTCTCAACGATCTCATTAACGTTCTTCCGCTCCCGAACGACAATTTGAATCTCAAAAAGGCGCTGCTTGTCAGAAAAATCGAATCCGAGATTGCTAACGGTTCGGTTACTGAGAAAATCCTCGAGTTAATGGAATTAATCGAGGAATTGGATCATCAAGAAGGAATAATTAGGGATTCAGTGGCTACGAAAGCCGCTTATTGTGCGGTGGCAGTGGAGTGTACGGTTAAGTTTTTGAAAAGTGAAAGGGCGGGAAGTGATAAAGGGAAGTATTTTGAAGCAGTAAGGAGGATATGGAAACGGAGGATTGATTTAATAGAGAAAGTGGAGAATGTAGGCGTTGTATCGGAGGAGCTGTGGAGTTGGAGGGATGAAATAGAGGCGGCGTTTTGGGAAGATAGGTGTGCTGAGAATGTGATAAGGAGAAGTAAAGGCGTTTTTGCTGTTGACGCGGTTAAGGCTTTTGTTAGAGAAGCTAAAGAGAGAATTGGGGCTCCTTTTCTTGAAGTTGTCGCGGAAACTTACCATACTGATGAAGCAGTAAAGTCAGTTTTCGGAGAGGTGAACAAAGGAGGGGCTAGtaagaaaaatggaaaaggtaATGTTGTAATATTACATATGCAGGGTGAATGTGTTATTGAACTTTATGATATGATCAAATTTCGGATAATAAATTTGTACAATGATCTGCTTATTCCTCTAGTTTAATGCATGATGACCAAATTATGTATATTGGTGTTGAATACTGAATTGTATGCTTTGTGTAGTTTATATGGGGACCCTTGATAAGATATAAAGGAAGTACTTTTTACATTTCCTTGTAATGTCCATATCAGTTTGTACTTATTATAGGGTAAAGATTACTTTTTTGACATTTTGCTTGCTGAACTCTTATCAGTTTTCTGAGTTTTATGTCGAGATGATTGTTTTTTTCTGCTTACAGAGGTATGCAAAGGAAATGCATTGCCCAGGAAGAAACATGTTGCTTTCAAACGCACCAGAGGAGCATCAGGTATCAGGATCAGTGATTCTATTGAGTCGGAAGTTGAGGCATCTGGTGGACAGGATGATTCTTCAGCTGAAGTGAAGATAGCTAAGAAAGCACTTAAATTGAGTTCATTGGAGCTGCGTGCTATGGTGAAGGATCCTCTACCTGATGCACTACGTTTTGCTGAGACTTTGTCTTCTGTGGTAAGGGATAATATGGGTCATCAGCCTGCTGAAAATAACAGTGACATGGCCCCTCAACCAATGGTTTCCAGTAGCAGAATGGCTCAAGCCGGTGGGGAGAACCGTGAGGCACAGCAAAATTGTCATCATGCTGCTGCATCCAAGCCAGATCTAGCGAACCGAAGCAGTGCTGCCCATACATTTGAGGTATATGCATTGAAAAAAAGTACTTGCCTCCAACTGCTTAAACATAAATGCTCAAATGCTGCTTCTTGGCATGTTTTGATGCACAAGACTCTTCAATGTGCTCTTGAATGTATAGTCACTGGAATTCTTCGATGcaagatattcttgtttattctcaaAGCTTTACTAGACTAGTGACTAAATGGTTTTTTTGTAACCGTATGTGCACAACTTTTTGCCAAGCCAAGTAACAAAATGATTTTTTGTGAAATAGTGAGGTTAGATCATATATTAGCTCTAGATTTGGTTTTCCCAGAAATAAATTAGAGCCTAAACATTACAGAATACTTTTGTTTGAAAAAATTGTCCTAGGTACAGAAACTGTATTTGGGAAAATTATCCTAATATACGGAAGGccaggggtctatcagaaacagtttctctatttcatctgagatagtggtatggactgcgtacacattaccctccccagaccccactttgtgggaaattgggaatacactgggtatgttgttgttgttgtatcctGAAAATGATTTGCAATTTTGTGCTTTCTAATGGAAACAAATTCTGAATTGTATATACAGTGGGACTCTTTCTTGGATGATATAAATGAAGGATCACCAAGTGGTGTGAATAGGGTTACTTTACCTAGCCCAAAGAGGACAAAAGTTTCTCCCCTGAAGAagtatgaatttaaaaaaatcacCACGAGGAGAAAGCCCGTGAAATGGAGTGCGCTGGAAGAAGACACTTTGAGAACTGGTGTACAGAAGTACGGAGCATGTCTTACTCCCTCTGACATTGAAAAGTACTGAGACAAGGTTTAGCGCTCTAAATGTTTTCCGTTTTTTGGTAGGTATGGTATTGGAAACTGGAAGGTCATCTTAGATGCTTATCGTGACATTTTTACCACGAGACAATCGGTAAGTGCTTTCTGATTCTACTTGTTATACACTGGTTATATATTACTCCAACTTTTGAAGTCTAAACTATTTTGTTCAGGGTGACTTGAAGGACAAGTGGAGAAATATGATATCGTAGAtattattttgaagaaatttgCTATATAGGAGACGTTTTGTTTTGTTAAACCAGAGGCATGACCTTGGTTTTTTTTGTATCATGTAAATGTCAAAATGTCCCTGTGTATCTTGTTCGATACATAACGTTTCAGATGAATGCTGTTGTATATCATGTCTCTCTAGAGGAAGCTGTTCGTATATACTCTAgaaatagtttcacttttaaaggtcaaattttttTTAACCGACAACAGTTTTCTTGCGTTTATTCCTCAACTGCCGCTCCAATTTCACATACTGCACTGTTAATGCATTTGTTAAGCTTCACGAACTGATACTTTAAATTCTCTCTCcaaaatttctatttcatgaaATGCAAGCGAGTAGATTTGCTACTATGAAAGATGAGTATGTCTCTCGATTTCTTCTTGGTTACTATATGGGGGTTCCAACGAACCATAATAGCATCCGGGGAAAGTCTTGATTTCAAATAGCTCATGTTTGCTAATGGTTCTTGCTGCTCTGCTACTTTCACTGCTATGTAGCCTTGGGCTGAGGGCAATCATATTTTGTGTTTGACGACACAATGGAAGACTTCCCTTCGAGTCTGCAGAAGCTGCAACTGCATGTTTGGCATCAAATGGATTGGAAAAGGATGAAAgctttaaattttagtttatgAACCAGTTGTGAAGATGGTTTCTGTCATTGGAATGCCTCGGAGAATTTCAACAGGGAGAAAAGATGAGAATGTTGCCACAATGATTATAATCATCATGATTTTCATCGCATTCGCCGTGTCAACTATTGTCATGGCCGGAGAACCAAAAAGACTTAGAAAGGGGTTTAATTAAACTGAAGAGCAGCAGCCCTTTGAATGGGAAGAGAGTATTTTCTTGTCGGTACCCACACTGAAACCTCGACTTATCTGGATTTGCATTGCGTAGGATGCATTTAATCGGGAAACGCATGCTACAAAGATGTTTTTTGTACTCGGATTGCAACCCTTGGAGAGTAGTTTCATCTATCTTTTTTGGATGTGACACATAACGTGTTTGACTTTTACTACTGGGAAAAAGTATTGGTGGATGGAAATCAGTTCTTTTCTGTGACGTGCTCGAAAAGACATGCTGTTGAGACAATACAAATATTAGTACTATTAATTAACGAACAAATAGGTAATCTTTGATAATTTCAATTCTTCTTAGGTGCATTGGTCAAGCactcaaatacaaataaatatagtTTAAAGGCGTCGTCGACATGTGAGTGACCTGTtgaaacataatgtggtagtataATTAATTAATAGGCTGCATGCTTTCTCACAAGTCAAGACTGTGAGAATCAGACCTACACGTGATAATATATTGAGACTTAATATACGTAATTAGGCACCTAAAAGTAtgcttttaaaataataataataataataataataataataataataataataatataaactgCTTAAATGTTTAAATGAGATGAGAAATTACACACTTCACGTGCTTCATATTATAATTAAGTTGGATGCTAAGATACTCTTATACATGGTTCACGTTGATGTCAGGACTAGCAGGACTCACATAGCTTAGGAATAAGTTATTCCGGGGTTATAGTGACGAGATTAATATGTGAATTAAATGACGTGATTATTAATGAAACTATTTTTATTCATAGATATTGGATTCATTAGATTAAAAATAAGATTAGAAACTATGATATGAAATATGCGTGTGATTTACACTGGATAATTTGGGATAAGATTTATCCTTTCCTTTGTTGAAAATTTTTGGAGGGTGGAAAATATGCCCTTTTGTTGTTCCATCCTGGAATTAATACCATAGTTGTGTTATAAACAGTACCGAGATTGCTTATACCAGAACCATAAGATTGTAGTACTAATTACGAAATAAAATAATCTCGCAATGTATTtcgaaattataatttcttatccCACAGGACGGATAAATACTATTTAAAGctcataaacttcaaatcttgAATCCATCAAACCACGAGATAAATAATGCTGCCACCTACCTAAAAAGAACCAAATGATGTCAAACGCTTGCTGGAACTTTGGTTGCTTTTCCTTGATAAAGTACACAAATTAGGCAAAAGAACAAAGTACATTTTCCAGTAGGTATGTATGAGACCCACAAAAAGTGAAGGACTTGAAAGACAAAGCAGATTCCTACAACTGTGAGTATGTATAACAACACCTGACTATGAGGTTGTGAACAACACTATATATCTTAACTTGAGGCTCATATAACtggaaataaacaaaacaaattacCAACTGAAGATAGGGAGTTGATCACGCTCAGTCGCCTTTACTCTCCGGTTCAGCATCAGCAGTTTTCGCGAATACGTTATCTGGATGGTGGTCTTCACTCTCACCGGCAGCTTGTGACAGTAGAGAGGTGCCCAAGCTCTCGAGCCCTTTCTGCGTTAGATACTCCAGAGGGAGGTTGGCAGCATTAACAAGGGAGGTCATGCTCATTCCAGCAGTGGCCTCTACTAGCATGTCATCATCACGGTTCGGGTCGCAGTTAAGGTCCAACTGTCCCTTCCCGGCTGCAAACTCCTCCGCTTGATCCCCATTTGAATTCCTTTCATTCTCGGAGTTATTCATGAGTTCGTTCTCAGAATGATTCATTTGAAGCAACTCTATTCCACTTATCACGTCTGTTTCTGATTCATCTTTAGGAGGGACCTGATCCTTTGCCTGTGCAAGCTCCGCTTCTCGTTCTGATTGTTTTTTCTTCTTACGCATCATTAGTGTCTTAAAACGACGTTTCACAGTCAAGCAGACGTTGCACTTACACGTCGGCTGGTGCTTGCCCTTCCCACTTGGAGGCTGAATGCACACTATGCAAGTGCAACCAGGGCGATGCCGAGGATGTTTCGTTGTGGCTCCAACTGAAGGCTCTCCCAAGTCACCAATGTTATCTCCTAAAACAGCAAGTGTTGCCAAGGCATCTAGCCCAGAAGGCTCACAATCTTCATTGGTTTCTACAAGTTTTCGCCTCTTAGGATCTGGAATGAGAAGACACTAATAGTGATTAGTGAGCGACTAGATTATATAAAGAAAGGTCAGCATAATTCATATGTTTCAATCTATGAAGTGTTTCATACAAGAATCATAGTACATCTACTATTCTTGATATAATTACACACACGTGATTGAAGATCATGAAGGAACAAAATAAATTGCTAGAATCACAAAGGAACATCAATGTAACAAGGGCATGATTGAAGATTTTCAATTCCAAAACACAACAAACAAATTTTTAGGTGTAAAAAGAGCTTTCACTTGTATGATGTCTTCATCACAGATGGAGCTTCCCCTCCAACCATAGTCAAACAGATTTACTTAGATGTAGTGCTTTGAGCCGATAAACATCAAGATATAAATGAAAAGTCGGCTTCCTAGCATCAGGAGAAAGTTTGTTTAACAGAAATTCCTTAAACTCActctttttaaaatgatttttttttcaaaatgaacCATTAATTCAAATAAATGCAAGTAATCGCATAGCGAGCCCTTAAACCCTTTATTCCATTactttcatttacaaaatatacCTATCTGTTAAGAATTGATGGTTCATCTTGAAGTTTTGTATATAGATCTACTTTTTCCTTGTAAATGACCTTTTAGCGACGAAGAATTTAGAAGCTCATGCAAATGTTAATTCTACCAGAAACTAAACCCCTTTAAATCACACATCAGCGTTCTTgtcaatgtgtgtgtgtgtgaacatTGTGTGTCATTAACAAAGAATCAAAAGGCAAAAAAATATAGGGGGAGGGAAGATATCTATTAATTAATGAGAAAAGATATCCCATACCCTTGCCAACGCTAAAGAGAGCTTCCAGTTCCCTTGGATTTATCTCATCTGGAGCAGCACAAGAGCATCTGCAATAAAGTAACACAGCTATCAAACATCCAGATGAGTAGTTATAACTAAATGTAAATATGTGAAATGGCACAATTTGTGTAGGCTAATTACCAAAACACACACATACGCATGAAAGAAAGCAAATGCATCTGAAAAACATGGCACATTCATCTAGGCTCAGAATATCCTTCTTTCATACCCAAGAGTAGTCACAAAAGTATCTCAGTTTGTACAGATATCATAGTAAGAAGCCACTAAAGTTGGTAGAGCATAATTGCACGCAGATTTATG
The Capsicum annuum cultivar UCD-10X-F1 chromosome 6, UCD10Xv1.1, whole genome shotgun sequence DNA segment above includes these coding regions:
- the LOC107875410 gene encoding telomeric repeat-binding factor 2: MGIDTHISQWILEFILRQPLDDNILNDLINVLPLPNDNLNLKKALLVRKIESEIANGSVTEKILELMELIEELDHQEGIIRDSVATKAAYCAVAVECTVKFLKSERAGSDKGKYFEAVRRIWKRRIDLIEKVENVGVVSEELWSWRDEIEAAFWEDRCAENVIRRSKGVFAVDAVKAFVREAKERIGAPFLEVVAETYHTDEAVKSVFGEVNKGGASKKNGKEVCKGNALPRKKHVAFKRTRGASGIRISDSIESEVEASGGQDDSSAEVKIAKKALKLSSLELRAMVKDPLPDALRFAETLSSVVRDNMGHQPAENNSDMAPQPMVSSSRMAQAGGENREAQQNCHHAAASKPDLANRSSAAHTFEWDSFLDDINEGSPSGVNRVTLPSPKRTKVSPLKKYEFKKITTRRKPVKWSALEEDTLRTGVQKYGIGNWKVILDAYRDIFTTRQSGDLKDKWRNMIS